In the Epinephelus lanceolatus isolate andai-2023 chromosome 6, ASM4190304v1, whole genome shotgun sequence genome, one interval contains:
- the amotl2a gene encoding angiomotin-like 2a isoform X2, producing the protein MRTAEGSSGTVLHRLIQEQLRYGNLTDTRTLLAIQQQALRGGSSSGGGGTGSPRSSLESLTQEETQYIQMSTRQEPQGQEHQGDCLHSESQVCHLYQLHGEELPTYEEAKAHSQYLISQKGQAVQEAPSMDIMGSHSEGQWDLKREHARSLSERLMQLSLDRNGLRDSLAMSSSHSYPQLYNNVANAVAADRQGAQQCVEQRGPPPDYPLFARLPGYMLSHSQEHGQYYRDPPPPFYSQHHRSAQSQAAHNSIAAVSSNNSAQSDVLMRENERLRKELEVYTEKAARLQKLELEIQRISEAYETLMKGSAKRETLEKTMRNKLEAEIKRLHDFNRDLRDQLDSANKQRAAKEAECSDQKQHVFVKLLEQNEEQQREREQLERQIQHLRVSGEECQRRREMLEQALVSAQARNRQLEEELQRKRAYVEKVERLQSALAQLQAACEKRETLELRLRTRLEQELKSLRAQQSQKEAADPMASEPSSSTLQQQLREREERILALEADITKWEQKYLEESTMRQFAMDAAATAAAQRDTTIIKHSPRHSPNNSFNEDLPLSSHRHQEMENRIRALHAQLLEKDAVIKVIQQRSRWEEGKLEKQGLRLARSVPSINTMASSTESKGKSLSDDQTGAAAAALQPQPRMGPRGPSRDSSTQSDEAPQEPEPTAEPEKLKTSEVISAATSDSSEELLKTFKSINSSDAEVVEILI; encoded by the exons ATGAGAACCGCTGAAGGCTCATCTGGAACGGTCCTGCACCGTCTCATCCAAGAGCAGCTCCGCTACGGGAACCTGACCGACACTCGCACACTTCTGGCTATCCAGCAGCAGGCCCTGCGcggaggcagcagcagcggcggcggaGGCACCGGCAGCCCTCGCTCCTCTCTGGAGAGCTTGACTCAGGAGGAGACCCAGTACATCCAGATGTCAACACGACAGGAGCCTCAAGGCCAGGAGCACCAGGGGGACTGCTTGCACTCTGAGAGCCAGGTGTGCCATTTGTACCAGCTCCATGGAGAGGAGCTGCCCACCTATGAGGAGGCAAAGGCCCACTCCCAGTACCTGATCTCCCAGAAGGGGCAGGCAGTGCAGGAAGCACCCAGCATGGACATAATGGGGAGCCACAGTGAGGGGCAGTGGGATTTGAAAAGGGAGCACGCTCGCTCGCTCAGTGAGAGGCTCATGCAGCTTTCTCTGGACAGGAACGGACTAAGAGACAGTCTTGCTATGAGCTCCTCGCACAGCTATCCACAGCTGTATAATAATGTTGCAAACGCCGTGGCAGCTGACAGGCAAGGGGCCCAGCAGTGTGTGGAACAGCGTGGGCCACCCCCAGACTACCCTCTGTTTGCCAGACTTCCTGGATACATGCTCAGCCACTCACAGGAGCACGGACAGTACTACAGAGACCCTCCTCCCCCCTTCTACTCCCAGCATCACAG GTCTGCTCAGTCCCAGGCGGCTCACAACAGCATCGCTGCAGTCTCCAGCAATAACTCAGCTCAGAGCGACGTGTTGATGCGGGAGAATGAGCGCCTCAGGAAGGAGCTGGAGGTCTACACCGAGAAGGCCGCCAGGCTGCAGAAG TTGGAGTTGGAGATTCAAAGGATATCTGAAGCTTATGAGACTCTGATGAAAGGCTCTGCCAAGCGGGAAACTCTGGAGAAAACAATGAGGAACAAACTCGAGGCGGAGATTAAGAGGTTGCATGATTTTAACAGAGACCTGAGAG aTCAGCTTGACTCTGCTAACAAGCAGCGAGCAGCCAAGGAGGCCGAGTGTTCAGACCAGAAACAACACGTCTTTGTTAAACTGCTGGAGCAAA ATGAAGAGCAGCAGCGGGAGCGCGAACAGCTGGAGAGGCAGATACAGCACCTGCGCGTCTCCGGTGAGGAGTGCCAGCGGAGACGGGAGATGCTGGAGCAGGCTCTGGTTTCGGCACAGGCCCGCAACCGGCAGCTGGAGGAAGAactgcagaggaagagagcGTACGTGGAGAAGGTGGAGCGGCTGCAGAGCGCGCTGGCTCAGCTGCAGGCAGCGTGCGAGAAGAGGGAGACACTCGAACTGCGACTGCGCACACGACTGGAGCAGGAACTGAAAAGCCTCAGGGCACAACAG TCTCAGAAAGAGGCAGCTGACCCCATGGCTTCAGAACCGAGCTCCTCCAcgttgcagcagcagctgagggagagggaggagcgTATTCTGGCCCTGGAGGCAGACATCACCAAGTGGGAGCAGAAGTACCTGGAGGAGAGCACCATGAGGCAGTTTGCAATGGATGCAGCTGCCACTGCTGCAGCACAAAG AGATACAACCATCATCAAACATTCACCTCGACATTCACCAAACAACAGTTTTAATGAAGACCTTCCTTTGTCGAGTCACAGACATCAGGAGATGGAGAACAG GATCCGCGCACTTCACGCTCAGCTCCTGGAGAAGGATGCTGTGATTAAAGTCATTCAGCAGCGCTCCAGGTGGGAGGAGGGCAAGCTGGAGAAACAGGGGCTTCGTCTCGCCAGATCCGTCCCCTCCATCAACACTATGGCCAGCAGCACAGAGAGTAAAG GAAAGAGCCTCTCAGATGACCAGacaggtgctgctgctgctgcgctgcAACCCCAACCCCGCATGGGGCCCAGGGGCCCAAGCCGAGATTCCAGCACCCAAAGTGACGAGGCCCCACAGGAGCCTGAGCCCACAGCAGAGCCTGAGAAGCTAAAGACGTCTGAGGTGATCTCAGCAGCTACAAGTG ACTCCTCAGAGGAACTACTCAAGACATTCAAGAGCATCAACAGCTCAGACGCAGAGGTGGTTGAAATTCTCATTTGA
- the amotl2a gene encoding angiomotin-like 2a isoform X1 produces MRTAEGSSGTVLHRLIQEQLRYGNLTDTRTLLAIQQQALRGGSSSGGGGTGSPRSSLESLTQEETQYIQMSTRQEPQGQEHQGDCLHSESQVCHLYQLHGEELPTYEEAKAHSQYLISQKGQAVQEAPSMDIMGSHSEGQWDLKREHARSLSERLMQLSLDRNGLRDSLAMSSSHSYPQLYNNVANAVAADRQGAQQCVEQRGPPPDYPLFARLPGYMLSHSQEHGQYYRDPPPPFYSQHHSRSAQSQAAHNSIAAVSSNNSAQSDVLMRENERLRKELEVYTEKAARLQKLELEIQRISEAYETLMKGSAKRETLEKTMRNKLEAEIKRLHDFNRDLRDQLDSANKQRAAKEAECSDQKQHVFVKLLEQNEEQQREREQLERQIQHLRVSGEECQRRREMLEQALVSAQARNRQLEEELQRKRAYVEKVERLQSALAQLQAACEKRETLELRLRTRLEQELKSLRAQQSQKEAADPMASEPSSSTLQQQLREREERILALEADITKWEQKYLEESTMRQFAMDAAATAAAQRDTTIIKHSPRHSPNNSFNEDLPLSSHRHQEMENRIRALHAQLLEKDAVIKVIQQRSRWEEGKLEKQGLRLARSVPSINTMASSTESKGKSLSDDQTGAAAAALQPQPRMGPRGPSRDSSTQSDEAPQEPEPTAEPEKLKTSEVISAATSDSSEELLKTFKSINSSDAEVVEILI; encoded by the exons ATGAGAACCGCTGAAGGCTCATCTGGAACGGTCCTGCACCGTCTCATCCAAGAGCAGCTCCGCTACGGGAACCTGACCGACACTCGCACACTTCTGGCTATCCAGCAGCAGGCCCTGCGcggaggcagcagcagcggcggcggaGGCACCGGCAGCCCTCGCTCCTCTCTGGAGAGCTTGACTCAGGAGGAGACCCAGTACATCCAGATGTCAACACGACAGGAGCCTCAAGGCCAGGAGCACCAGGGGGACTGCTTGCACTCTGAGAGCCAGGTGTGCCATTTGTACCAGCTCCATGGAGAGGAGCTGCCCACCTATGAGGAGGCAAAGGCCCACTCCCAGTACCTGATCTCCCAGAAGGGGCAGGCAGTGCAGGAAGCACCCAGCATGGACATAATGGGGAGCCACAGTGAGGGGCAGTGGGATTTGAAAAGGGAGCACGCTCGCTCGCTCAGTGAGAGGCTCATGCAGCTTTCTCTGGACAGGAACGGACTAAGAGACAGTCTTGCTATGAGCTCCTCGCACAGCTATCCACAGCTGTATAATAATGTTGCAAACGCCGTGGCAGCTGACAGGCAAGGGGCCCAGCAGTGTGTGGAACAGCGTGGGCCACCCCCAGACTACCCTCTGTTTGCCAGACTTCCTGGATACATGCTCAGCCACTCACAGGAGCACGGACAGTACTACAGAGACCCTCCTCCCCCCTTCTACTCCCAGCATCACAG CAGGTCTGCTCAGTCCCAGGCGGCTCACAACAGCATCGCTGCAGTCTCCAGCAATAACTCAGCTCAGAGCGACGTGTTGATGCGGGAGAATGAGCGCCTCAGGAAGGAGCTGGAGGTCTACACCGAGAAGGCCGCCAGGCTGCAGAAG TTGGAGTTGGAGATTCAAAGGATATCTGAAGCTTATGAGACTCTGATGAAAGGCTCTGCCAAGCGGGAAACTCTGGAGAAAACAATGAGGAACAAACTCGAGGCGGAGATTAAGAGGTTGCATGATTTTAACAGAGACCTGAGAG aTCAGCTTGACTCTGCTAACAAGCAGCGAGCAGCCAAGGAGGCCGAGTGTTCAGACCAGAAACAACACGTCTTTGTTAAACTGCTGGAGCAAA ATGAAGAGCAGCAGCGGGAGCGCGAACAGCTGGAGAGGCAGATACAGCACCTGCGCGTCTCCGGTGAGGAGTGCCAGCGGAGACGGGAGATGCTGGAGCAGGCTCTGGTTTCGGCACAGGCCCGCAACCGGCAGCTGGAGGAAGAactgcagaggaagagagcGTACGTGGAGAAGGTGGAGCGGCTGCAGAGCGCGCTGGCTCAGCTGCAGGCAGCGTGCGAGAAGAGGGAGACACTCGAACTGCGACTGCGCACACGACTGGAGCAGGAACTGAAAAGCCTCAGGGCACAACAG TCTCAGAAAGAGGCAGCTGACCCCATGGCTTCAGAACCGAGCTCCTCCAcgttgcagcagcagctgagggagagggaggagcgTATTCTGGCCCTGGAGGCAGACATCACCAAGTGGGAGCAGAAGTACCTGGAGGAGAGCACCATGAGGCAGTTTGCAATGGATGCAGCTGCCACTGCTGCAGCACAAAG AGATACAACCATCATCAAACATTCACCTCGACATTCACCAAACAACAGTTTTAATGAAGACCTTCCTTTGTCGAGTCACAGACATCAGGAGATGGAGAACAG GATCCGCGCACTTCACGCTCAGCTCCTGGAGAAGGATGCTGTGATTAAAGTCATTCAGCAGCGCTCCAGGTGGGAGGAGGGCAAGCTGGAGAAACAGGGGCTTCGTCTCGCCAGATCCGTCCCCTCCATCAACACTATGGCCAGCAGCACAGAGAGTAAAG GAAAGAGCCTCTCAGATGACCAGacaggtgctgctgctgctgcgctgcAACCCCAACCCCGCATGGGGCCCAGGGGCCCAAGCCGAGATTCCAGCACCCAAAGTGACGAGGCCCCACAGGAGCCTGAGCCCACAGCAGAGCCTGAGAAGCTAAAGACGTCTGAGGTGATCTCAGCAGCTACAAGTG ACTCCTCAGAGGAACTACTCAAGACATTCAAGAGCATCAACAGCTCAGACGCAGAGGTGGTTGAAATTCTCATTTGA